From Malaya genurostris strain Urasoe2022 chromosome 2, Malgen_1.1, whole genome shotgun sequence:
GCTGGAAAGTTTtacgtattcaaatttcaaatacacTTCAGTCTTTTTATGCAGGAGATTTATAAATACAATTCGGAAGTTTGCCTAATAAACCGCATATCTAAGGAATATCTTTGTTTGCCGAATATCTTAAAAATTTATGAAGCatcaagatctggtgtaataACGAACAATGTCTAATTTTCCCTATCtttcaaattattttattttagcgcAAGGAAAAGCTCTTGAAATCTCATAGTTTTGCTCTCCATCAGgcgtaaaacctcctcatcttttatatCAGCAGACTAGAGTAATCCAACAGATGCATATATTATAAAATGCTTAATAATAGTTTTCTAACTGAACCTAGCCTTTAAAACAGGAaaggaaatgatttttttacagCACTGCGAGACGGGTGAAAATCACATACGtgagaaaatcgatcaaatatATGCAGATTTAATTCTCAGCATTGAAATGGAAGAAATGAAGATTACGAGAATGAATATCTAAATTTTGGTTCTGTAACAAGTCAGGGTTATCAGTTGGGGGAGGCGGTTCGAGATCAATTAATTTACAATGCTCCTGATAACTGAAAAGGTTATAGGGATGCCTCCAAGACAGACCACGAAGAGCAAACCAAAGAgattaattttggaatgcaagtTTTTAATAAGGAGCCCAAACGACAGTACCGTCTTCGAGAATCGAGCAATATGGTACCATTGAGTAATATAATATATGTTTTTGTGATACGGAATACAAATCCTAGCATTTTCGAAGCTTTAGAGATTGTGAATTCGACGTGACCCTTAAATTAAGTTCTGTATCCAACAGGAGTAAAAAAATACGGAACATTTTGATGCGTACGAAATCTTTATTGAATTGAGATTGCACCAACTAAAGAAATAATCCAACTGTTTCTGCAAGAATCTGGCATCTTCCTGTTCTTTAATAAGATGAAATAATCATCACATAGATAATATTACAACCATTTCAATAAAGGACCAATAAATCCAAGCCTATCTTGTTTGTCGAAAATAACCTTGTCGCCGAAGCCATTTAGCGAAATAACcttgtcgccgaaagccatttcgccgaaaagtttatttcgccgaatgacatttcgccgaatggatcaattcgccgaatgccatttcgccgaatcctgaaatcgtcttgaaatcgtaattagaattgattgaaattgcgaacgaaagatgatagcgttaaaacccgttttgttgacctaccattgtacttcttgaataatgattgattcatgaacctcagaaagtagttcccaagaaaacttgttgactattagctactaagcatcaaagcaattgcgtaggtgtatctaccaggcaaatgtatttTCCgtgtattaagtgaaaatgaaataatatttaatGCGACTACGacccatcgttttggttcatgtgctaacTAAAACAAAGAAACCTTGCTTTGAGtataccgggcaaacgaggcggttacaggtttgtatgcaagaggccgccgcattcgacttttggcgaaatggctttcggcgatatgactcgCTCTCAAGGTCATGtatgatcttaaaaataatattccaaaagATGAAACGAAGGCGAATTGTATCGTTCAGGCATTGCCGATTAATGGCATGTAAGTATTAGATACGATCTTACAGCaccgaaaactttaaacgcgtttatctCAGAACCACGTTTTTTGAGCTTGCCGGAAACATAaatcaagtaaatcttgaccaatcgattcaaaaattttaccgattattctcgatagttatctccattctccacagaggtacgtaggggtttttgaaaattgtgaatatttttttttatgaacaattgtgatgaaaaaatgcggttttaccttatgatcaaaaaagaaccggaattttcattttaaaattcccgcgcttgtccaatcggtaaacttttattctctcaacgttgacaacacttttatacacattctgtcaaattttgacgcatatcgtacaatTAGTTGTTTTTTAGCTTCCatacaaagaaattgaaaaattttcgtgtggcaatttttataatggatgaaaatttagaacaacgtgcgtgcatcaaattttgtgatgCAAatagatttaagtgttccgaaacgttgaaaatgttagaaaaggcctttggtgaatcgtgtctaggaaaaacacaggcatacgagtggtataaccgcttcaaaggtggtcgtacaagcttggatcatgatgagatccctggccgcccaacaacatctgtttctGAAgagaacattgaatcggcgaagcaaatcgtgttgaaaaatcgttctgtaccgattagagagattgctgtgttgttaggcatctcttatgggtcagccgaacacattttaactgatgttttgggtttgaaacgcgtcgcttctcggctggtgccaaaaaagctgaatttcattcaaaaacagcgtcgtgttgatgtggccaaagagatgatttccaacgcagatagtgaccccacattcatcgaatgcatcataactgttgatgaggtgtggatctatgaatatgacgtcgaaaccgcacaacaatcgaccgaatggcgcttcgaaggcgagccgttgctctaaattttcatccattataaaaatcgccacacgaaattttttcaacttctttgtacagACTCCAAACCAAAACTAattgtacgatatgcgtcaaaatttgacagaatgtgtataaaagtgttgccaacgttgagagaattaaagtttaccgattggacaagcgcggaaattttaaaatgaaaattccggttcttttttgatcataaggtattttcTAAGGGCTGCCATGTTacaaaaaatcaattaattaaaaaaaaccctacGTACCTCTTTGCACACTGTAAtatgaaattagaaaatgtttggtTGTTATTCTATATTGAAAATTGCGGGAGCTGaatttccggccgtcaaaatgaAGCACTTTCGCAGAACTGCCGTCAAGTCgctattttgtttttcaatttttaaaactgatcattttttttgtacttaaatatacacGTTAAAAAGTGCTGTATACAAAATTTGGATTACTCCcttttttggatcccaaaataataccccaaaaaaaaccttcttttTTTCTATAGTGGTGTAACCTCTTAAAATCCTATTAAACTTCTTGCTtttcattcagatccaacttctggtttaggGAATACATggtaattagtataaaaatgttcattccacataaattaatcaggtttatcgggtctgCTGATCTGAATAGtcaacaaccaaataaacttaggaaggcacaaaaaaatttaactcgcactacaatttctcaaggatgtctacactgattttcaaacattttgaatcgaatgtgaactatacagctcctcaggTAAATTCACCTGACTTCGgttaaaccgactttcgaattccggttccagtatcgaatcgtttcccaaagctcaatcgttttcttaaaagaagaccaaatcgaatttcaaaaataaaaattcaaattaaaggatttatggtccgatacataattaatgaattttatccgattctgacttccgattctggaattacaaaccgatatagaagatgacagtcCCGAAAAGCCATAAAGCAACAGTCGTTATATATTCTGCTGTTTCTTAGCATTCGGCGGAAACGAATTTGTGAATTATTTTATCTGATACTCTTTCATATAAAAGTTAAAGCACTTTTAAAATGAACGTCATATTATGGTTTTTATGCAATGGAGTTGAAATAGAAATATAGTAAAAAAGTTGAGGCGTTTTTTTAATGTTCGTGAttaattttctaattctttaaaaattattctatttttttgcctttctcatatagaaaggttctgcaatcacttgaaaaaccgactagtggaaATTggtccggagggccaagtgtcacataccattcgactcagttcatcgagctgagcaatgtgtgtgtgtgtgtgtgtgtgtgtgtgtgtgtgtgtgtgtgtgtgtgtgtgtgtgtgtgtgtgtgtgtgtgtgtgtgtgtgtgtgtgtatgtgtatgtatgtatgtatgtgtgtatgtgtgtgtatgtgtcaaataatctcactaggttttctcggagatggctgaacagattttgacaaacttagattcagatgaaaggtctcatggtcccatacggaattcctaaatatcatccggatccgacttccggttccggagttatagggtaaagtgtgttcaatattgtacaccgtcacttaaactggcggaacaaaaaccgtaaaaaatgttataaactggactctaaaccgttattcccaatcttagggtcaattgaaaggtcttacggttctACCAaatattactgcatattttcggatgcgaaaaacatttaaatcgtaatttagagtgcgtactagtagagtttgtatgtcatgttagttggtggccgtacgaaccggctttgattataccggttctcggcttccggttccgaaagtgcatataatagtgaacccacttcgttttcttaaggatggcctacgcaatcaaagcactgttttattctgtatgttatactagttaatgcacaagcaatctcttggtttctttcaaaaatcgtagaaaatttttttgaatagtataccacaatattatacatgagaaaggcatcattacattaggtggattaaaacaggtttttattgtaTGATTTGTTTATTGATTTCCTACAGCTTTATCCTAGACACCATTACTGAGCAAGTGACTATTCCTCAGTTACGACGATTTGAGGAAGatgcattaaaaaataaattcgctctttttcaaaaatacacgggcaaaattccgattctagaaatgagcaaaaacgagaaaacgagtcatgattttgggaaaattatatatattcatgttatgataatacaccatgattaaaacttctcggatgattcatttggactgatttcgctgaaagggtGTAGCCAGGTTTTTATATAAAAACTgaccccaaacagaaaaaaaattgatatacgctgtttgaaagggtttatattggagatgattttcccaaaattttaacccttcaactgccatattggtggagttagggtggttcttctgattttcattttatttaaatttttcaaaaacctctttagaaaaaaaattgaaaaaaatcaggaatattttaggaattatgagtctttctgatttttttaaaaaatgtattacatttaaaaaagaaatgttaataattttcgattttttttaatcgcactcaccattttggtaccactatagattttacatcaaagataagtcatttatgagtacattacggtgtaattttttcaattttttaaaaaatgtggacgggtatatcaGACTAAAAAAAgtcattcggaaaaccatgcatctccatcaaattgacgtcatccgatggagacgcatggtatgtagttctaaaatcaaatatcacatgcccttagaactaaataccatgcgtttccatataCAACTTGTGCCCAGGGGTTGAGTAGttcgtttctaacttcaacatcttgcgggatagTCTGGTGGTTTCGAGGTTAGTtattagcagtcctaagaaatactataaaccagataTAAAACAAGTCGAAGCGcctgcagcaagtcccgaagacccaaaaagaacgtattaattcgcatcgtcgattttctacACAAACAACATGCtcttttaaacttaatattttcaattttttgccaTTTCCTccctttattaaacagtttcggaaaaacgtattgttttattgctttaatcgaaatatgtattagctaagaatgaatgagaaactgagCTGTGTATGAATATTGAATTTTAAACGCTTTTGCAAATATAGTTCATCGAATTTACTTGCACTTAGAGGTCTTTTTCTGATGTTTCgtggagtacttttctcacgTATCAGCTCAAGCCCGCTTCTTATGTCTAAatacagctcagactatgaccactctttgcctccatttaatcgatccaccttgctcgctatgcttctcattttctattatttgatttgaatacaataaatgtaaaataaatgtaaaatgactgatcagttcataaacaaaaactttaaatcgtatattaaaacctaaatatttgtcaatttattagttctgattcatatTTCTTTTACTGGTCTTTCCTTATGAAAATTGTTCTTAAGCCCTAAACTTAATCTGTAAATGGAAACGCATGTTATTTAGTTccaagggcatgtgatatatgtttttagaactgaataccatgcgtctccattggatgatgacaatttgatggagatgcATGGTTTTCCGAAAGATTCATTATTTTGAAGTctaatattatacccgtccacattttttaaaaatttgaaaaaattgcaccgtaatgcatttatttttgatgtaaaatctagagtggtaccaaaattgtgagtgcgattaaaaaaatcgaaaattttgaacatgtatgtaaaacattttgaaaaaaatcagaaaggtttcccataattcctaaaatattcctgatttttaaatttttttgctgaagagatttttgaaaaatttaaataaaatgaaaatcagaagaactaccctaactccaccaatatggcagttaaatggttaaaattttgggaaaatcatctccaatataaattctttcaaacagcgtatatacatttttttctgtttgggggcagtttttgtatgcaaacccggctacacacTTTAAACttaacgcacttgacgttgttgggtataacttcaggcgtgtttctgctacgaatgAAATTTTTGCAACAGAAATTCAGttaaaagcacgacgaacttcttttaatcagaatcattaacaattaaaatattatgattttgaaaaacgacgacgcctaaaataacgtgtttacttgcgttcattgcttcaattttgattttgtgtttcagaatttaaacacttcaacgaactgcatgaaaaacccgtgtgaatcaaacctcttaaaaagaaactctatgttgaattcttgcaaaaaaaatcgtcttatttataatatttagcaacaacggtcacatcgaatatgtaagaatacattcaaacaaaatgtaacattgatgtttgtcaaatgaaaaacgtaaccgtgcttagtctcttatgatgtcaatttttggttcattatctttatttttatggggtagaaaattggagttaccaGCTTCAAAAGAAATACATTTTTcaggtaacgcattttcgaaccatgattaagtTAGGGAAAATTattgagttattgctcatggtttcataatAAGttgaaatgattggtttcatgattttctaatcatgacagcagtaacgtaTTTTTTTCCGTGTAGTCTTGAATTGATCCATTTCCATTCGTACAAAATAATAGTTTGGCATACTGCAGCCGTGTgctaaatttcatccaaatcgtcgAAAGTCAATCCTTTTCAGCTTATAAACTTAAGCTGATTTGAAGTTTCTAATCATCTAATCATCAACTACTTACCGGATTGTCGTACTTTCTCAACCAGATGGCGTGAATGAACTTGTACGCCAGACCACCGGCGACCGCCACTAGACCCATATAACGGAACGCGTCTCTGGTGCCGACCTCTCCAATCAAAAATCCACCGAAGAATGATCCGCTTCCTCGTCCTAAGCTGAAATGTGCCATTCCGAGAACACCGATCAAAGTAGCCAGTAAATTTTTCGGTGCCAACAGTGAACAGTAGGTTGCTGCAGCGACCCACATCAGATGACAGGACAGTGCCTCCATGGCCTCAAAGGGAAAGCACCACCAAGCATTTCTGTGCAGATGAGAACGGTTGCGTTAGAATGGCATTCCTGGGAGGAGGGACCAAATTAATTACTCAATCAGTGAATATCCCACCAAACGGCACGCGTGAGCGACGAAAGCAATCACTATCAGATTAACATGACCGACCACTTTGGTAATGCGACCAGCTCCGTAAAGGAATGGAATGCTGCTCACCGTTCCAACGGTGATTGTGATGCCTGTAAATTGTAAACATTCTATAACAGTTCTCCGTACAACGCAACTACTACGGGAAACTTACCCAGCAGATAGTTGGGAGCGCCGAGTTCTTTGAGATACAGAAAGAGGAAACTTTCGATGAAACCCCAGAAATTGCCCAACAGGAACAAAAACCAAATGAATATGATTACGTGTTTCAGCTTCAGCAAATTCCACAAATCTTTGAATACATTATCAGCCGGTAGTTTCTCTCCCAGTGGCATCAAGAACACAGATATCGAAGATATGACCAACAATATATCGTACGTATAGAAAGCCGCCGAGTAATCGGTGTAACCAAGATCCTTAGAGAAGAAATCAATCATAATCCCGGTGATGGGAGAGAAAATAGCCATTCCGATGCTAGAGAATAATCTTTCCCGCCCGAAATCGCCGCCATACTTTTCGATCATAGTAAGCGCAATCGGATCCATGATCGTTACACCGGCAGAAAGCATCGTAGTCGCCAGGAAGCGGAGCCCGAAATACACCCAAAATATTTTATCATCACTTTCCTTGTAGTCCGGAGGACAAATGTCCGGTCCATTCTTTCGGAAGTGACATCGCTGCACCATGCAATCCGCTGCCAGCTCACTCAATCTTTGATTGCTGTTCAGGGTCATGTTGGACGAGAGCACCAAGCCTCCGCACCGAAGGTCTTCCTCTTCCAGTGCGGTGACGTTGACTCCTTGTTTCCAAAGTAACTTCACACCAAATCGAGTCTTGAAATCGGTAACCGTCTCATTGTCGTCATGTTCAATCTCCATACCAAGCTGTTCGATGGGTTCTCCCAAGTCCGGATGCATGTCCAGCACGAAGAAAGCCGAATCACCGCTTCCCGCTATGACCCAACTTTCCTCGTTCTCGTCCGAATCGGGCTCATGTATAAGTATCTGTCCTGAAATTCAAACGAATCAGCTGATGCAATAAGGTTAAGCAACGGATTCATCAACAGTAAATAACTCTTACTATCTAGGAACGCTTCCGTTGTGCTGGGGCTGTAGGTGGAACTGCTAACCACTTCCAGCGATATGTTTTTCAGGTTGGTCTTCTTTTTCACTATCAACTCCAGATCGTCCTTCTCGCCCACGTCTACGGGTGCCAAAATAGGCGAGAAAGTAGGCGGAGGAACAATCTCGATTTTGGGATTCTGTTCAAACAACAAACAGTGATCCAAACACTGATCCACAACGATGTCAATTTCTTCCTCCTCCGGACACTCACGGCTCGGACAGGGGGACCACCAAACCTGTAAACGTGTAAAAGCGTTAGAAAGTCACCAAATCTAATAGAACAACCGTCGTCAGAGATTAATGAAATAATTTCTAATTCATATGGTGGATAAGGAAAGTGGGCAGCAGTGCATGTCGAAAAGCAATTGCACCTACCTCGACATTGCCCGTCTCCGGATGTCTCATTACGTATGCTTCCGGTAGCTTGCCGGGAATTTCCTGCTGCGGGATCAACATC
This genomic window contains:
- the LOC131427687 gene encoding uncharacterized protein LOC131427687 isoform X2, translating into MGAEGETPMKASAEEIGTNPVAMEDLSKWDKFCMRRGINPNLIMLKVTLFVMYGATSSLLPYLTIHMQSTGLTVEEIAIIYLALPFTTFLSPPITGFLVDKFGRYKPVVIMSLLLNALFHHSLMLIPQQEIPGKLPEAYVMRHPETGNVEVWWSPCPSRECPEEEEIDIVVDQCLDHCLLFEQNPKIEIVPPPTFSPILAPVDVGEKDDLELIVKKKTNLKNISLEVVSSSTYSPSTTEAFLDRQILIHEPDSDENEESWVIAGSGDSAFFVLDMHPDLGEPIEQLGMEIEHDDNETVTDFKTRFGVKLLWKQGVNVTALEEEDLRCGGLVLSSNMTLNSNQRLSELAADCMVQRCHFRKNGPDICPPDYKESDDKIFWVYFGLRFLATTMLSAGVTIMDPIALTMIEKYGGDFGRERLFSSIGMAIFSPITGIMIDFFSKDLGYTDYSAAFYTYDILLVISSISVFLMPLGEKLPADNVFKDLWNLLKLKHVIIFIWFLFLLGNFWGFIESFLFLYLKELGAPNYLLGITITVGTVSSIPFLYGAGRITKVVGHVNLIVIAFVAHACRLVGYSLIENAWWCFPFEAMEALSCHLMWVAAATYCSLLAPKNLLATLIGVLGMAHFSLGRGSGSFFGGFLIGEVGTRDAFRYMGLVAVAGGLAYKFIHAIWLRKYDNPEIEEDAENGETDKLTENKDAEEPKTKDQGTSMSQERLSLMIKYNQIGSLTSLPRGSRGDVNDSLSRRRSSYNIEFVRVPKGGGSASKVDLLKSALEINHKVSHTYLRKDGKESDQSLNSKRADSAPKLNPSKNISQPTLSVVTDEETDRRDSMTEADLDHYKAELAVQARTHVLNDIPERPVDPSDMVGFGSAVSPAAPISVARPETSTVPRDETNAEANPETSIGNNQISKNET
- the LOC131427687 gene encoding uncharacterized protein LOC131427687 isoform X1, coding for MGAEGETPMKASAEEIGTNPVAMEDLSKWDKFCMRRGINPNLIMLKVTLFVMYGATSSLLPYLTIHMQSTGLTVEEIAIIYLALPFTTFLSPPITGFLVDKFGRYKPVVIMSLLLNALFHHSLMLIPQQEIPGKLPEAYVMRHPETGNVEVWWSPCPSRECPEEEEIDIVVDQCLDHCLLFEQNPKIEIVPPPTFSPILAPVDVGEKDDLELIVKKKTNLKNISLEVVSSSTYSPSTTEAFLDRQILIHEPDSDENEESWVIAGSGDSAFFVLDMHPDLGEPIEQLGMEIEHDDNETVTDFKTRFGVKLLWKQGVNVTALEEEDLRCGGLVLSSNMTLNSNQRLSELAADCMVQRCHFRKNGPDICPPDYKESDDKIFWVYFGLRFLATTMLSAGVTIMDPIALTMIEKYGGDFGRERLFSSIGMAIFSPITGIMIDFFSKDLGYTDYSAAFYTYDILLVISSISVFLMPLGEKLPADNVFKDLWNLLKLKHVIIFIWFLFLLGNFWGFIESFLFLYLKELGAPNYLLGITITVGTVSSIPFLYGAGRITKVVGHVNLIVIAFVAHACRLVGYSLIENAWWCFPFEAMEALSCHLMWVAAATYCSLLAPKNLLATLIGVLGMAHFSLGRGSGSFFGGFLIGEVGTRDAFRYMGLVAVAGGLAYKFIHAIWLRKYDNPEIEEDAENGETDKLTENKDAEEPKTKDQGTSMSQERLSLMIKYNQIGSLTSLPRGSRGDVNDSLSRRRSSYNIEFVRVPKGGGSASKVDLLKSALEINHKVSHTYLRKDGKESDQSLNSKRADSAPKLNPSKNISQPTLSVVTDEIGAPSILSRHRKKHHQSGILVIKVTNQDGEVDLRNFLRETDRRDSMTEADLDHYKAELAVQARTHVLNDIPERPVDPSDMVGFGSAVSPAAPISVARPETSTVPRDETNAEANPETSIGNNQISKNET